From Salvelinus fontinalis isolate EN_2023a chromosome 37, ASM2944872v1, whole genome shotgun sequence, the proteins below share one genomic window:
- the LOC129836063 gene encoding golgin subfamily A member 6-like protein 24, giving the protein MREDIHDLDLAHWRLARETWRTERGNMREIKALYGEIFRLHQLLEEIGVDKGVIKQRSTSSILCPVSPTLPAFPWYNLHRYLANSQSEPDQHAAGTQKDPSKKHSIFPPLDTQSCTSPDKWPHSQSKKSHPHASHRFAVPSHPLASGPPARMRQTHPHVHPRFSLTGQEKVKEEVYRPEITSSEELSEEVQRRGAEIANMYKAQLKERMAQKRKEEILNKGVNNDDKNDDTEASCSSAVKHSNTLARAPERPASPDATPVAAREDTQGETQQDLADVVNVLKRQSSDLYLPDDVCEESLTWMSIYEELCPLAHRVNTEADYIKALRVITEKAVTPSCSSEDDVSQSVSEVTSQEGSSESEESMSGQQQRCLHREPYGERDRKEIDSGKMEGRYATANALSMMASRGKEELNAMSYADRIKYFKDEAKRNEEMMKIERRKENARDEELKKWEKRQKKLKKLNEEERKRTENMEKNKLEEQRKREKAEMKLKIEHEKKRQEQEKKREEKERKKQEMQQKARAKEEKKRAEEEKKMEKKRAEMLKKIEKQRMEEERNREKERMKVLEMQQKAREKEEKRRKEEQKRRLKIQQEQEKEEQKRQTRIRDEDKKRAELQRIKDHEARFKMEMEKLYEREERNAQIEREKRRALCQKKGQTQKAKQVVAYEVTASTSDASVRREEREQRPETAHTQSAKRRTRKKQKKAADEALTTFE; this is encoded by the coding sequence ATTGGGGTGGATAAAGGGGTGATCAAGCAGCGCTCCACCTCCTCCATTCTTTGTCCCGTCTCCCCGACACTGCCAGCTTTCCCCTGGTACAACCTCCATAGgtacctcgccaacagccaatcggAGCCTGACCAGCATGCTGCCGGCACCCAGAAGGACCCATCTAAGAAACACTCAATCTTTCCCCCTCTGGACACACAGAGCTGCACCTCCCCTGATAAATGGCCTCATTCTCAGTCCAAGAAGTCACACCCACACGCTTCACACCGATTTGCTGTCCCATCCCACCCCCTGGCTTCCGGCCCTCCTGCCCGGATGAGACAGACCCATCCGCATGTCCACCCCAGATTCTCATTGACTGGCCAGGAAAAGGTCAAGGAAGAGGTCTATAGGCCAGAAATTACATCGTCTGAGGAATTGTCTGAGGAAGTTCAACGGAGAGGCGCAGAAATTGCGAATATGTATAAAGCACAGCTGAAAGAGAGGATGGCCcaaaagagaaaggaagagatTCTGAATAAAGGGGTAAACAACGATGACAAGAACGATGACACTGAGGCCTCCTgctcctctgcagtaaaacactCCAATACCCTTGCCAGAGCCCCCGAGCGCCCGGCCAGCCCAGACGCCACGCCAGTGGCCGCCCGAGAGGACACTCAGGGGGAAACCCAGCAGGACCTGGCAGACGTTGTGAATGTGCTCAAGAGGCAATCATCTGATCTATACCTGCCTGACGACGTTTGTGAGGAGTCACTCACATGGATGTCTATTTACGAGGAGCTGTGCCCGCTCGCTCACAGGGTGAACACAGAAGCTGACTACATAAAGGCGCTCCGCGTCATCACTGAGAAGGCTGTGACTCCCTCGTGCTCGTCTGAGGATGATGTGTCTCAGAGTGTGAGTGAGGTCACAAGTCAGGAGGGGAGTAGTGAAAGTGAGGAGAGCATGAGTGGACAACAGCAGAGATGTCTACACAGGGAACCTTATGGTGAGAGGGACAGGAAGGAGATTGATAGTGGTAAAATGGAAGGGAGATATGCAACCGCCAATGCATTGTCTATGATGGCAAGCCGAGGGAAAGAAGAACTTAATGCCATGAGCTACGCAGACAGGATCAAATATTTCAAGGACGAGGCTAAGAGAAATGAAGAGATGATGAAGATTGAAAGGAGGAAGGAAAATGCCAGGGACGAAGAGCTCAAAAAGTGGGAAAAGAGACAGAAGAAATTGAAGAAATTGAATGAGGAGGAAAGGAAAAGGACAGAAAATATGGAAAAAAACAAGTTAGAGGAGCAGAggaaaagggagaaggcagagatgAAACTAAAGATCGAACATGAGAAAAAGAGACAAGagcaagagaaaaaaagagaggaaaaagaaagaaagaagcagGAGATGCAACAGAAGGCCCGTGCAAAAGAAGAGAAAAAGAGGGCAGAGGAAGAGAaaaagatggagaaaaagagggCAGAGATGTTGAAAAAGATTGAGAaacagaggatggaggaggagaggaacagggaaaAGGAGAGAATGAAGGTGTTGGAGATGCAGCAAAAGGCacgagagaaagaagagaagaggaggaaagaggaacaGAAAAGGAGATTGAAGATACAGCAGGAACAAGAGAAGGAGGAACAGAAAAGGCAGACAAGGATACGGGACGAGGATAAGAAGAGAGCAGAGCTTCAAAGAATAAAAGATCACGAGGCAAGGTTCAAGATGGAGATGGAGAAACTgtatgagagagaagagaggaatgcACAGATTGAAAGAGAAAAGAGGCGTGCGCTGTGTCAGAAAAAAGGGCAGACACAGAAAGCAAAACAGGTGGTGGCATACGAGGTCACAGCGTCTACATCTGACGCCTCTGtgcggagggaagagagggagcagcGTCCAGAGACCGCTCACACACAGTCTGCGAAGAGGAGAACAAGGAAGAAGCAGAAGAAAGCGGCGGACGAGGCATTGACAACTTTTGAGTAG